The nucleotide sequence CACGGAGAGCATCACGTGGTAGGCGGGTGAACCGATGGGGGGGAGGAAACGCTTCAGGCCGGTGGGTTCGGGCATGGGGGAAGAACGGGGATTACGTCAGACCTTGAAGGTTATGACACAGCCGCCAATCCCTAAATCCCGGCGGCCGCGGCGCCGGCACAGGCATTAGCGAATCACTTGAGCCCTAGCAGCAATGCGGCCGTCTCCGCCGGCTTGCGCCAGTTGGGGACGTGGTCGGCTTCCATGATGATGACCGGCCAGCCGCGGGCCCGGGCGCGTTCGGAGGAAGCATAGAAAGTGTCCGTCTCGGGCGATTTGCCCGGATCGACCGTCAGGATATAGGTCGCGGGGACTTGGGCGGCGGCGGGATTTTTCAAGCTGATCGCATCCGTGAAGGTCTTGAGCGGATGGGGCACGTCCCGGGGGAGCGGGCGGTCGGGCTGGACCCAGGTGGGGATGATGAATCCATCCTTGGTCATCTTCTCCAGATCCATGTCGCCCTGACGGGGGCGGAGACTCATGAGGCTTTCGCCATCGGTGGGCAGAAACGCGTCGAGGTAAACGAGGCGACGGATCCGCCCGGGGATGCGGTCGGCGACGCCGGTGATGACCATGCCGCCGTAGCTGTGGCCGAGCAGGATGATGTCATGCAGGTCCTCGAAGAGGATGAGGTTCACGATATCGTCGATGTGGTCGTTCAGGCCGATGTCGGGCGTGGCCCGGGGGTAGTGTTCGCCGAGTCCGGGCAGGGACGGGCGGTAGACCTTCCAGCCCTGGGCCTCGAGGATCGGCGCGACCTTCTTCATCTGCCAGCCGCCGGCCCAGGCGCCGTGGACGCTGACGAGGACGGTGGGGGCGGAAGCCGGTGTCGGCTCGGTGGCGATCAGGCCGGTGCAGCCGAACAGGCCGAGGCACAGGAGGGCAAGCGTTCGGAGCTTCATCTGGGGAGATTGGGCCGGCGGATCGCGCAAGGGAAGCGCGGTTTCCAGCCGGGGTTCGGGGGCGTTCAGGCCAACGCGGCCATGGCCCGGGCATATGCGGCCCGGTCGGGAGCCTTGAAGAACGAGGTGCCGGCGACGAAGGTGTCGGTGCCGGCGGCGCGACATTGGGCGGCGGTGGCGAGGTCGATGCCGCCGTCCACCTCGAGCCGGAATTTCAGGCCGCGACTTTGGCGCCAGCCGTCGATCTCGCGGATCTTGGGCAGCATGTCGGCGCGGAAGGGCTGGCCGCCGAAGCCGGGCTGCACGGTCATCACGAGGACGAGGTCGACGAGATCGACGAATGGCGCGATGGCCGAGGCGGGGGTGCCGGGATTGAGCACGATTCCGCACTGGCAACCGAGTTCGCGGATGCGGGCGAGGGTGGCGCGGTGATCGTAGGCGGGCTCGATGTGGATGCTGATCAGGTTGGCGCCGGCCTTCGCGAAGGCTTCAACGTATTTGTGCGGCTCGGCGAGCATCAGGTGAGTGTCGAAAAAGGTTTTCAGGCCGGCGCGGCGCAGGGCGGCCAGCACCTCGGGGCCGAAGGTCAGGTTGGGCACGAAATGCCCGTCCATGATGTCGAGGTGGAGCCAGGGGGCGCCGGCCTCGGCGGCGAGGTGGGCGCTGATCGAGAGATGCGCGTGGTCACCGGCGAGCAGGGAGGGGGCGAGAATGGGGGAGAAAGGCATCGGAGGACAGAGAACGGATGACAGAGGACGGGGATGGCTCAATCCCGGAATCTGTACGGCGGCCTGAGGTGACCGTCCTTCGAGGTTGATCGCGGGCGATGTCGCGCGACCGCGTTCCTCAACCTGCGCGGAGCGCAGGTTCCACCCATGAATCTCACCAGGTGTCCAGGACGGCGTGGACGGCTTCGTTGGCCAGCGAGTCTGCGAGGACGGGGATGATCTGAGATTCGGCGGGAACGAGGCCGTCGTCGGTGAAGACGCCGCGGGTGGCTTCCAGCACGCGATCCGCGAAGTATGGTTCCTCACTGCCGCGTTTCAGGAGCGAGGCGCGGGCCTGCAGGTTCAGGTCGAAGCGTCGGGCGAGGCCGGTGTCGGTGGGCTGCGAGACAGCCAGGGTGCGGCCGTAGCGGGCGATCGTGACCTGAAGGACGGCGTCAGCGGACTCGGCCGAGGCGGCGAGTTGCACGCGGCCGTCGCGGAGGAAGGCCTCGCGGAGGCGGGTGGTGAGTTCCACACGGGCCTGGGGGACGAGCGCCTCGCTGGTGACGGGGGCGACGAAGAGCGTGGTGAACTTCGGAGCCGTCCCGGTGCCCAGCTGGTAGCCGGCGCAACCGGTGAAGCCGAGGACCGTGGCCAGCAGGCAGAGGCCGGGGGTCAGAAGACGGAGGGCACGCATGACTCTGGATGCTTCTCCCGCAAGGGCGGGATCAGGGTGCGGGGGGTGAAGCCGGGGGCCGGCTTAGAAAATCCAGAAGCGCTTCGGCTTCTTGGGCGTGGCCGGCTTGGGGGTGTCGGACGGGGCCGGGGCGGCCGCGGCCATTTCCTCGAGCTTGGCATCGACCACGGTGAGTTTCTCGCGGGCCTGGGTGGCGACGGCGGAATCGGGATAGACGGTGATGGCCTCGTTGTAGAAGACCTTCGCCGCCTTGTAGTTCTTGCGGTGCTTGAAGTAGTAGTCGGCGATGACGAGTTTGCTCTGGGCAAGGACGGTCTTCATCTCGTCGAGGCCCTTCTCCGCGGCGGCCATGCCGGAGTGCCCGGGGAAGAGGATCATGTAGTCCTCGTAGTAGGTGATGGCATCGGTGGTGGAGGCCTGGTCGTAGGCGGGGCCGTCCACGAGGGAGGTGTGCGTCTCGGCGATGCGCAGGTAGGCGTCGGGCGTCAGGACGTTGCGCGGGTAGGTGTTGATCATGCGGTCCAGCGCATCGATGGCCGCGGGGGTCTCGTTCATCTTCTTGTAGCCCTTGGCCGCATTCATGAGGGCGAGCGGGGCGTAGTCGCTGTAAGGCGCGGTGAAAACGATGGTTTCGAAATAGGCGACCCCGCGCTCGCGGCTGCGGAAGCCGGGAAACCAGCTCCAAGTCTTGGCGCGTTTGCCGTCGGTGAGGTCAGAGGCGATGCGGTACTGTTCGCCGATGACCTGGTTGAACTTCTCCGAGTTGGGGTAGCCGCTGACCAGGGCCTGGTAGCTCTGGAAGGCCTTGTGGTACTTGCGCTGCTTCTGCTGGATCAGGCCGGTGCGGTAGAGGGCCTCGGCGGCGTAGACGGAATTGCGGTAGCGCTTCGTGACGCTGTTGTAGTGGCGGAGGGCGGTGCCGTCCTTGCCGGCTTCCTCAGCGAGGCGCGCCTTGTTCATCAGGTCCAGGGCGTTGCGACCGTCCTCGCCCATGAGGCTGGAGAGGGCACCCCCCTCGACCTTCCAGCCGCCGTCGGGTGTCCAGACCAGGTCGGCGGCGAGGCGGGCAGGGAGGAGCAGGAGCACCGCGAGCGCGGCAAGGGAAAACAGGG is from Lacunisphaera limnophila and encodes:
- a CDS encoding alpha/beta fold hydrolase → MKLRTLALLCLGLFGCTGLIATEPTPASAPTVLVSVHGAWAGGWQMKKVAPILEAQGWKVYRPSLPGLGEHYPRATPDIGLNDHIDDIVNLILFEDLHDIILLGHSYGGMVITGVADRIPGRIRRLVYLDAFLPTDGESLMSLRPRQGDMDLEKMTKDGFIIPTWVQPDRPLPRDVPHPLKTFTDAISLKNPAAAQVPATYILTVDPGKSPETDTFYASSERARARGWPVIIMEADHVPNWRKPAETAALLLGLK
- the rpe gene encoding ribulose-phosphate 3-epimerase, producing MPFSPILAPSLLAGDHAHLSISAHLAAEAGAPWLHLDIMDGHFVPNLTFGPEVLAALRRAGLKTFFDTHLMLAEPHKYVEAFAKAGANLISIHIEPAYDHRATLARIRELGCQCGIVLNPGTPASAIAPFVDLVDLVLVMTVQPGFGGQPFRADMLPKIREIDGWRQSRGLKFRLEVDGGIDLATAAQCRAAGTDTFVAGTSFFKAPDRAAYARAMAALA
- the lptE gene encoding LPS assembly lipoprotein LptE, with translation MRALRLLTPGLCLLATVLGFTGCAGYQLGTGTAPKFTTLFVAPVTSEALVPQARVELTTRLREAFLRDGRVQLAASAESADAVLQVTIARYGRTLAVSQPTDTGLARRFDLNLQARASLLKRGSEEPYFADRVLEATRGVFTDDGLVPAESQIIPVLADSLANEAVHAVLDTW
- a CDS encoding tetratricopeptide repeat protein; its protein translation is MHRPSPLFSLAALAVLLLLPARLAADLVWTPDGGWKVEGGALSSLMGEDGRNALDLMNKARLAEEAGKDGTALRHYNSVTKRYRNSVYAAEALYRTGLIQQKQRKYHKAFQSYQALVSGYPNSEKFNQVIGEQYRIASDLTDGKRAKTWSWFPGFRSRERGVAYFETIVFTAPYSDYAPLALMNAAKGYKKMNETPAAIDALDRMINTYPRNVLTPDAYLRIAETHTSLVDGPAYDQASTTDAITYYEDYMILFPGHSGMAAAEKGLDEMKTVLAQSKLVIADYYFKHRKNYKAAKVFYNEAITVYPDSAVATQAREKLTVVDAKLEEMAAAAPAPSDTPKPATPKKPKRFWIF